The following proteins come from a genomic window of Elgaria multicarinata webbii isolate HBS135686 ecotype San Diego chromosome 10, rElgMul1.1.pri, whole genome shotgun sequence:
- the LOC134404588 gene encoding kynurenine/alpha-aminoadipate aminotransferase, mitochondrial-like has translation MDYSHFLSTVSMARKTNLARMTNELEQKMPSLVMLSGGLPNPDCFPIKTASISLIDGTTIEIGEKLMKRALQYCATDGVPELLSWLRDLQLKLHNPPTALCAPKKSQMKICVTSGSQDGLSKVYDMLINPGDNILLDEPNFTGTLAALRPLGCNIIKVPSDAHGIIPKALKEILSRWQSDKVRTLNNKIPKFLYTVPNGGNPSGSSLTAERKKEIYQLAREYNFLIIEDDAYYFLQFEKTKAPSFLSMDVDGRVIRGDSFSKVISPGMRIGFLTGPAFLIDKVILHIQASTLQTSSFTQILVSQLFNKWGQRGFLENANRAAEFYKNQREAMLAAADKWLKGLADWYIPKAGLYLWIKIKGISDTYQMITEKALDKGVSLLPGNDFMIDSSKPSPYVRACFSFASPDQIDQGLQKLAELIREELNEICGRGALTNTFTD, from the exons ATGGATTACTCTCATTTCCTGTCCACAGTAAGCATGGCAAGGAAAACAAACCTTGCAAGAATGACAA ATGAACTGGAGCAGAAGATGCCCTCTTTAGTCATGCTTTCTGGAGGCTTGCCAAATCCTGACTGTTTCCCAATCAAAACAGCAAGCATCTCCCTTATTGATGGAACGACCATTGAAATTGGGGAAAAACTGATGAAGAGAGCTCTCCAGTACTGTGCTACAGATGG AGTTCCAGAATTATTGTCTTGGTTAAGAgacctgcagctgaaactccatAACCCACCAACAGCTCTCTGTGCTCCTAAGAAAAGCCAAATGAAGATATGTGTCACCTCAGGCAGCCAAGACGGACTTAGTAAA GTTTATGATATGCTCATCAACCCAGGAGATAATATCCTTTTAGACGAGCCAAACTTCACTGGGACACTGGCAGCA CTGCGGCCCTTGGGATGTAACATTATCAAAGTCCCTAGTGATGCACATGGTATTATTCCAAAAGCcttgaaggaaattctttccagGTGGCAATCTGACAAAGTGCGTACACTCAATAACAAGATCCCCAAGTTCCTGTACACTGTTCCCAATGGTGGCAATCCTTCCGGAAGCTCCTTGACAGCAGAGCGCAAAAAGGAGATTTACCAG CTTGCCCGAGAATACAACTTCCTTATCATAGAAGATGATGCATACTATttcctccagtttgagaag aCAAAAGCACCATCATTTCTTTCAATGGATGTTGATGGTCGAGTCATCAGAGGTGATTCTTTCTCTAAGGTCATCTCTCCTGG gatgAGAATAGGCTTTCTAACAGGACCTGCGTTTCTTATCGACAAGGTTATTCTACATATACAGGCCTCAACATTGCAGACCAGCAGTTTCACACAG aTCCTTGTGTCACAACTTTTTAACAAGTGGGGTCAAAGGGGTTTTCTGGAGAATGCAAATAG AGCAGCAGAATTCTACAAAAACCAGCGGGAAGCAATGCTTGCTGCAGCAGACAAATGGCTGAAAG GTTTAGCAGACTGGTATATCCCTAAAGCTGGGCTGTATTTGTGGATAAAAATTAAGGGGATTTCTGATACATACCAGATGATCACGGAGAAAGCATTGGACAAAGGG GTGTCCTTGCTTCCTGGGAATGATTTCATGATTGATAGCTCAAAACCATCTCCCTATGTCAGAGCTTGCTTCTCTTTCGCTTCTCCAGATCAAATCGACCAG GGTCTTCAGAAGTTGGCTGAACTTATAAGGGAAGAACTGAATGAAATCTGTGGCAGAGGGGCACTTACCAACACCTTCACTGACTGA